From the Salmo trutta chromosome 25, fSalTru1.1, whole genome shotgun sequence genome, the window GTCATGCCTCATCTGATTGTTGCAAGTGTTTACTTTATTTATGGAATAAATTCATTTTGTTATTCCTTTACTCAGTGTCTGTTTTCCCATTGTTTGTTACAATCTTGAGCCAGGTTGTAGTAAGTGGGACCTCATCTGGGATCTCTGGAGTTACTCCCTTGAATTGCATTTGTTTGGTAGCATTTGCTAACTGGTTAAGGTGGTATTTCAAAGTAAAGTGTTTTGATTATTTCTTGGCTAATCCTTTTGTCTATGGGGTTATGCATAAATACCCACCGCCAGAAACAGCATGAAGACCACGGTTGAGCTGGTAACAGGTCTTGGAAGCGCCATTTGTATTTTTTCCCCTCTCCTGTGGTTGACACTGCTTCTGTTTTTGTTTGGTCtccattatttgtatttttttatttttttatttttatttaactaggcaagtcagttaacaaattcttattttcaatgagggcctaagaacagtgggttaactgcctgttcacgggcagaacgacagatttgaacCTCGTCAGCTTAGGTATTCGAACTTGCATTGTGTCAACAGTCCTTTGAGGATGTTAACTCTTCTCAGTACTGCTCCTGTGTTGGCCGCTCCGCAGCAACCTTTTACACTGCAGGTGGGGGCCGGGGCGGTTCTGCTGCCGTCAGAGCCAGGAAATTGAGCATCCTGTGGCATACTTCTCCAAGAAGTTCAACAGTTATCAGCTACACTACTCTGTGGTGGAGAAGGAGGCTCTTGCACTGATCTGGTCTCTCCAACACTTCAATGTGGGTACGGGTGTAGTGCCTCTAGTTGTACATACTGATCACAACCCACTAACCTTTTTACACTCGATGCAGTGTCTGAACCAATGGTTGATGCGGTGGTGTCGGTACATTCAAGCTTTCCCCCTCAAGATTTGTCATCTTatacctcttacatctagacgttccgctagcggaacacctgctccaatatccaatgataggcgtggcgcgaattacaaattcctcaaaaatacaaaaacttcaatttttcaaacaagactctcctttatctaaccacactgtccgatttcaaaaaggctttacagcgaaagcaaaacattagattatgtcagcagagtacccagccagaaataatcagacacccatttttcaagctagcatataatgtcacaaaaaacaaaaccacagctaaatgcagcactaacctttgatgatcttcatcagatgacacgcctaggacattatgttatacaatacatgcatgttttgttcaatcaagttcatatttatatcaaaaaccagctatttacattagcatgtgacgttcagaactagcattcccaccgaacacttccggtgaatttactaaattactcacgataaacgttcacaaaaaacataacaattattttaagaattatagatacagaactcctctatgcactcgctatgtccgattttaaaatagcttttcggtgaaagcacattttgcaatattctaagtagatagccaggcatcacagggctagccatttagacacccaccaagtttagccctcaccaaagtcagatttactataagaaaaatgttattacctttgctgttcttcgtcagaatgcactcccaggacttctacttcaataacaaatgttggtttggttcaaaataatccatagttatatccaaatagcggcgttttgttcgtgcgttcaagacactatccaagggtgacgaagggttacgtgcccgacgcgtttcgtgacaaaaaaattctaaatattccattaccgtacttcgaagcatgtcaaccgctgtttaaaatcaatttttatgcaatttttcttgtaaaaaagcgataatattccgaccgggaaaccttgttttagttcaaagacagagaaaataaaaacatggggtcgcctcgtgcacacgcctcagtctcattgtcctctgacccgaccactatccaaatgcgctaatgtttttcagccagggcctgcaaagccaccattcagctttttgccgccttctgagagcccatgggagccgtaggaagtgtcacgtaacagcagagataccctgttttggatagagatgatcaagaaggccaagaaatggtcagacagggtacttcctgtacagaatcttctcaggttttggcctgccaaatgagttctgttatactcacagacaccattcaaacagttttagaaactttggagtgttttctatccaaagctaataattatatgcatattctagtttctgggcaggagtaataatcagattaaatcgggtacgttttttatccggccgtgaaaatactgccccctatccataacaggttaaggggGCGGATGCGTTGTCCCGTGTGCCCTCTCCTTAGCCGTCCTGTTTAATACTGTTGTCTGTTCTCCAACAATTTGGTctcgtctctcttcctctccttttcttAATTTGCATCCAGGTGCCATGCTTGGTGTGGGTTGAGTAAGTGTTGGACCTGGGTGGTTGGCTGTTCAAGGAGTGCAAGTATATTTGGATTGTTTATTAAAACATCTTGGTTTTGTTTCGGGGACATGGGAGGTCCCTGTTTTTATGGATGGGGGTGTGACGGCCCATCCCCTGCTCTGTCTACTGGGTTTTGCTGTGCTTACTTCCTGCAGGAGATTGGTGGGTGGAGCTGGGAGAGTTGTCAGTGCTGATGGGTCACACCTGTGAAAGCTCAGCTGTGGCAAGATGACACTGTTTCCCCATTCAGCAAGAGATTCCTCTCTCCATGCATACCTTTGGTTGTTTCGTTGTGGCTTTGGCAGTTGACACCtaatttactgaccttcatgcctcATCTGATTGTTTTACTTTATTTATGGAATAAATTAACTTTTATTCCTTTACTCAGTGTGTTttcccatttttacagtcttGAGCCAGGTTGTAACATATGGGTTAGATGATTACCTGATAACAacaagatatatatatacaccccgTGGAGACTGACATATGTCTGCATATTAGTGTCTGAAACAAGATCTTAACAGAATGTTTCCATTAAGGGCAATGAACTCTTGATCGCCAACAGCTGATCACCATGTGGGTGTCTAGCAAGCCCATGACATGCTAGGTAATGCTAGTCTCAACAGCCAATACAACACAGCTGGAAGCTATAACTAGCCCTGGTTGGTCATTGCGATGCAGCATCAGCGTCCCTACTAAGTTCAAAGGTGATAACCGAAATCTGATAAAATATTAGGGTCAGTGGCAGCCCACCACTTaaggcaggtggggcagagccccaCCAGTTTAGCAAAAATAAAACAGCCTTGCCAGTTTCGCATGTTATTtaggcattaatacgtgtcacatatcagtttgtaaaaaatataattgcgttcacatacaaacatggtctctttgttttcttgagtaaggcagctcgaaaatgcaggtgtttcagcctagctcagtgctttctgtggtggtggggcacgCCAGCAGAAAACACGGAGCGTTGcgtcgtgattggctcagtgttctgtcactcatggggactttAAGGCACTGCCAAGTGTAAAATTCGAGCCCTTCAGCTACTGccatagaagtgcccatccaagaaggctcaaggtcattggccacagataaaatgtcaAATCCCGTTAtagctacagtagctttgattggactgatcatgtcagcatcatactttcacaatcttagctagcaggcatgaatcaagtcgacaatctactgccAAATCTTTTTTAATCATTGTCATATGAAAATAAATTATAGATCAAACGTATCGGTGCTTATTGGACACAGACATTACACAAGTTGTTTATCACAagttcaacaatgagtggtttggaaggaatccatgacagtggctgtgtggtcccaaatctgggattaaggggctctttaCCAAGTTTCAAATTATACATTCAGCATTGGCCATGCTGTCTACATTTGTGCCGTGCTCAAAACAACTTAACTCGGAGGCCCGCCGAGCACAATGTGAGTCCAAAAATATTTTGTGTGTTGcttcataaatgatgtaatatgtcagggagatatgtatactgtagctaagaaagtaatactaagtgtatgttgtgtagtaagattgTAGTAAGATTTTAGTAGCCTATGTGCCTCATGCTAATGGTGTGGACAAGAAAAATCATATTCCATTTACTGTGAAAGAAAACATTAAACTGCAGGAATGGATACTACTGTACATGCATAAATATGCTGTCTAAAATAATTCATAATCAAATAATCTTCAAGCAAAgaacaaagtaacaaaatgtcATACTAATAAATCATTCTTAAGATGTACAGAAATGAATTTGGTTCAATGGCCATCAAAACCTCAGAAGTAAAAATAGTTTAAATGTAATAGTTTTTAAACCCCAGCCCTTAAAATCCCTTACTTTTCTAGTAGTTCCACTTAAACAGTACTAAATGTGAATGCAGTACATTTAATTTGGTTGAAATTATAACAGGACAGCTGGCCCTAAACTTTAAAGTTTCTATACTTCATATCGACAGCTTTAGAACACCAACTTAGTGTCAAAACCATACACAATCAGAGGGTTTTGTTATAAAAGACTAGTAGATTATCCTAGGGCTACATTTCATAACCAATGTACGAATAATTGTACACATCATTTCAGTAAATGCACGCATTGTATATCGATCCAGTTCCCCCTCAAGTCATATTTGTTCAGCAGCCTGGGCAAAAAATAGCTGGTGTGAAAtgaagaataataataataataataaaaataataacaataagtgAAGATGTATATAGTTGGTGCCAATTTAATTGGGATGGTTCACTGGGTTCCTTGCTTACATAAGCCTCAGGTAACAAAGAGAAGATATATCCCACGTTACATCTTTTTTGTTGGGATATTGTTAAAAAGGAAAGGAGATTCTGGTAGGTCCAGTACTATCCAAGAGAAAAGAGGTCTTCACCAAATTAGACCAAAGCctctgtctcttttctctccacTTTACTAGGGCACAGTGACTGTTGATTTTGAACAGAACAGTCCTATTTACTCAGAACAGTCTAAGCATAGAAAAAACAGCAAGGCACAATTTGAGACATAAAAACAGGCttcttctctctcactcagtctctGTATCTGCACACTCTAGCTGGGACTCAAGCTCTCTTCCTTCCAATATTCTATCGTTCTCCCTCTCTTTGGCCTGAGCCGGTACAAAACCGTTCAGTTTAATGTGCTCGTCTGCATATTCCAAATTTGTCAAGCTGGTGTTGCCCTTCTTCCTCTcgcccccttcctcctccttcacgtcctcctctctcttctccattgCTTCACAGGCCCCCCGCACATCATCGGGAATGTTACTCTTCAGGTCACAGTTCTTGTGTCTCTTGGTTAGCTTGGTGAGGGAGCGGAAGCGGAGGTTGAAGAGCTTATCATCCTCTGATGAGGCCTGCTGGGTCTGCTCGCTGCCTCTCCACTGCTCATAACAAAGCTCCCCTGCCCCTCGCAACCTCAATTTATTCAGCTTGGTGTCAATGCTCTCCTGGGAGGAGGTCTTGAAGCGGCCCTGGTCCAGGCTGACAAACACGGCCCTCTTCTCTGGGGAGAGCATGTCCAGCGTGTGGGTCCTCTGCTCCAGGCCCAGCTGCCTGCGCTCCATGCTGCGGATGGTGGCGGCCCGCTGCAACTTTTCGTGGATCTCCACACTCAGTCGCCGACGCGTGTCCCAGAACTCGACCTGCACATTGGCCTTCCACTCAGCGGCGTGGACCTTGAACTCCCCCACCTGAAATCACACAAATATGGAGATTGAGGCATGAGGGTGGAGGGGGTGCTTTGGAAATCTAATTGATTAGATCTTGTACAACTTCCCCCTCAGACAAAAGCAAGGCACCTTCCATGGAAAGTTAATATCACAGTATCCATCCATACTGTACTTACAGATAAATAGCTCAGTAAGCTCACTATTCACTCATCAGCCTAAacactacccactgggcaaaaactggttgaatcaacgttcttttcacgtcatttcaacaaaaacatTTCATGTGATttatgttgaatcaatgtggaaaactgattggattttaaaaagtcatcaacataagggaaTTTCATATTTTCTTCACAACTTTTAACCTACAGTAAatacaatgacatggtgacatggtggTTGAATTCACGTaggttgacaactcaaccaaatgttaatcaaaactagacgttgaactgacgtctgtgctcaGTGGGTAATGGATATCTAACCACTTCTCCCACAcagctgtctgactgtctgtctgtctgtctgtggggctCCAGACAGGGGCATCAACGAGGCATAATAACAAAACAGTCACTGAAGGAAGGCAGGGAGGGAAAGAGTGACCTTTTAGTTTCCACTGCTTTAGATAATGTAATGACAGGCACTTTAATTGAATGAGCAGCACCCACCTCCTCTTTGGTCTGTTTAGAAAGCACTCTGGGCCAGTCTCCAATCATGCTCAGGACCGCAGCGAAGTAGGCCAGACCCACCAGGATCCAGAACCAGACCAGGGGCTTGTACCACTTCATGTACTCGATCTTCCGATCCCCACCTGGGACAACAGTGGAAGAGTTGTTACATTGGATGCCAACTACTGGATTATCTATGTATATACATTGATGCCAGCTACTGCCAAATTATTgtcaacaataaaaaatgtagcacaaaaaaaaaacaattttaattaAAGCCAGATTAGTAGGACCAGGGAGGCGGAAAGTTTCAGTTTGACAAACACAAAGTTTGTGATTGGGTTTTGAATTCTTTTGGATTAGTCTTTCTCTAATATTCCCCTAGGCAGTCAATTATAGCATAATTATTCACGGGATTATCAAATGCAATTACGACACAACAAAACAAGTACATAACCTCTTGGGTTGATGGAGACTCCATTAGCTCATTTCATAGAGATAATCTAATTTCACATTACATGGATTGAATGCAAATGCGAGAGAGGAGAAAATGGTGAGTCGAAACAGAGGACTAAACAAATGTATGTCTAAGGCACAGTACATAAACCTGTTACAACACTATCATACCTGCCACATAGTCCCCGATGCCAATCGTTGTTAGCGTGATGACAACAAAGTAGATAGCATCCAGAGTCGTCCATCCCTCGATATGTTTGAAAATCATCGCCGGGACACCGACGAAGACTATGCACCCGGCCAGGATGAAGAGTATGGTGGaggtaaatctgattttggtctGGCTTATTTGTTTCTGTTTTTGCTTCAGGACAAAAATGACATTGGTCAGAGGTGAACGGTAAGTCAACAAGAACTCAAAAGATAAAACTGTTTACTAAATACATATTAACTACATTTCTCGCTGAAAGACACAGTATGTTTGAAGAGAATTAGTTTAGTCAATGGCCCTATGCATCAATATCCATTAGCCAAATCACCCCAGAGACCAAAGAGAAAAGCATCCAAAACCACCCTCCATTAATCCAGTAGGAAAAGCCTGATTCCCAAATTCCCAATTTGTCACAGAAActcagagtaggagagctgatttaggatcagttttagATCACAATAAAtatgattatatggacagggaTCAGTAGTCCTACTCTGAGACATTTGATACATACAGCCTGCTCACAGAA encodes:
- the LOC115161791 gene encoding potassium channel subfamily K member 10-like produces the protein MPHTVAVFEYYSGTERLMTAFKLLKATFLDVNYENCLLTYTLYALYFGLVAVQTNLAPPKKVKSGMIQSSLVQASVAAMQNPMGCNSKGDNGHCPLPRLSVSSRSTSVVASMVTTGDLSAHSVMKWKTVVAVFVVVVAFLVGGGLAFRALEQPFKSNQMDSITLEKALFLQRHPCVTPAELEALIKHAIDAVSAGVSPIGDTSYNSSHWDLGSAFFFAGTVITTIGYGNIAPSTEGGKIFCILYSLFGIPLFGFLLAGIGDQLGTIFVKSVLRVEKIYRQKQKQISQTKIRFTSTILFILAGCIVFVGVPAMIFKHIEGWTTLDAIYFVVITLTTIGIGDYVAGGDRKIEYMKWYKPLVWFWILVGLAYFAAVLSMIGDWPRVLSKQTKEEVGEFKVHAAEWKANVQVEFWDTRRRLSVEIHEKLQRAATIRSMERRQLGLEQRTHTLDMLSPEKRAVFVSLDQGRFKTSSQESIDTKLNKLRLRGAGELCYEQWRGSEQTQQASSEDDKLFNLRFRSLTKLTKRHKNCDLKSNIPDDVRGACEAMEKREEDVKEEEGGERKKGNTSLTNLEYADEHIKLNGFVPAQAKERENDRILEGRELESQLECADTETE